The proteins below are encoded in one region of Picrophilus oshimae DSM 9789:
- a CDS encoding fumarylacetoacetate hydrolase family protein: MRICHAIIDGDERFCVSKDNKLYNIINDIDEIKSNFFSMNLNVDYDKEIEYKNIKYMIPVPYIRSVRDFYSFEDHVKNSRRNRGLDMVKEWYEFPVFYFSCTPNIYPDGAVIPYPRKSKKFDFEMEVAAVIGKKTKNCHGIECLSAVHGFMIMNDWSLRDIQAKEMAVGLGPAKGKDYATSFGRYYVTSDEIIKDGRIDIDMSVYINGKIYSSGNISKIYWPFESMIERASEDVELLPGDVIGSGTFSNGCLLESGSNQWLKPGDVIRMSSYRLGDLENTIGD, encoded by the coding sequence ATGAGGATATGCCATGCTATAATTGATGGTGATGAGCGATTCTGCGTATCCAAGGACAATAAGCTTTACAATATAATAAACGACATCGATGAAATTAAATCAAACTTTTTTTCAATGAATTTAAATGTGGATTACGATAAAGAAATTGAATACAAAAATATAAAGTACATGATACCAGTGCCTTACATAAGGTCTGTACGTGATTTTTATTCCTTTGAGGATCACGTTAAAAATTCCAGGAGGAACCGTGGTCTTGATATGGTAAAGGAATGGTATGAATTCCCTGTTTTCTATTTTTCATGCACGCCAAATATATATCCTGATGGTGCTGTGATACCATATCCAAGGAAGAGCAAGAAATTTGATTTTGAAATGGAGGTTGCGGCCGTAATAGGCAAAAAAACAAAGAACTGCCACGGTATTGAATGCCTCTCTGCAGTACATGGCTTTATGATTATGAATGACTGGAGCCTGAGAGACATACAGGCAAAGGAGATGGCAGTTGGTCTTGGACCGGCAAAGGGCAAGGACTATGCAACATCCTTTGGCAGGTACTATGTAACAAGCGATGAAATAATAAAAGACGGCAGGATAGATATAGATATGTCAGTTTACATAAACGGTAAAATCTATTCCTCAGGAAATATTTCAAAGATATACTGGCCATTTGAATCAATGATTGAAAGGGCATCAGAGGACGTTGAACTACTTCCAGGTGATGTCATAGGCAGTGGCACATTTAGCAATGGCTGCCTTCTTGAATCAGGATCAAATCAGTGGTTAAAACCTGGTGATGTAATAAGAATGTCATCATACAGGCTTGGCGATCTTGAAAATACCATAGGTGATTAA
- a CDS encoding tRNA(Ile)(2)-agmatinylcytidine synthase has protein sequence MYLAIDDTDSSNSMCTTYIIERIITESKYDIIGYPELVRLNPNISYKTRGNGALNINLGRGSGEKILIGFSSGRKIYGFERMYMDADEDDVIEMASSIVGDLSELDDPKTNPGIVVSNERLDEHLYKKALQEDININYIENIIKNKRYKKFKNGHGIIGAAASLAWNKKRVTYELLNYRYPHYENIEKDKKMDIAMIPEKYQSTFNNIDYRNKYPAIFPKPKTPVIFGIRGISRDDIFKSYMEIRENYKIDDEAAIIYKTNQGTDDHILHEPELLNDLGSYRLTGTISSMPFSIEGGHHFIGFTYHGYSLYLAAFEPTKEFRHVIDSLIPGDIVSAYGSLDGNTLKLEKIDVIYTADLLKNEPPFCTKCNVKTRSKGKNDYRCPVCGARYHTPRITKIKRGIEPGRYEVPVIARRHLSMPLKLASHFGLQ, from the coding sequence ATGTATCTGGCTATTGATGATACAGATTCAAGCAACAGCATGTGCACAACCTATATAATAGAAAGGATAATAACAGAGTCCAAATACGATATTATAGGATATCCTGAGCTTGTAAGGCTGAATCCAAACATAAGCTACAAGACCAGGGGCAACGGCGCATTGAATATAAATCTTGGCCGTGGTTCCGGTGAGAAAATATTGATAGGATTTTCTTCAGGGCGCAAGATTTACGGCTTTGAAAGGATGTACATGGACGCAGATGAGGACGATGTTATTGAAATGGCATCTTCCATTGTTGGTGACCTTTCAGAGCTTGATGACCCAAAGACAAACCCTGGAATAGTCGTTTCCAATGAAAGGCTTGATGAGCATTTGTATAAAAAGGCGCTCCAGGAGGATATAAATATAAATTATATAGAGAACATAATAAAAAATAAAAGGTATAAAAAGTTCAAGAATGGCCATGGCATAATTGGTGCAGCGGCATCACTTGCATGGAATAAAAAACGTGTAACCTATGAATTATTAAATTACAGGTACCCGCATTATGAAAACATAGAAAAAGATAAAAAGATGGACATTGCAATGATACCTGAAAAGTATCAAAGCACATTTAATAATATCGATTATAGAAATAAATACCCGGCAATATTTCCAAAGCCAAAGACACCGGTGATCTTTGGTATTAGAGGCATTTCCAGGGATGATATATTTAAATCATACATGGAAATAAGGGAAAATTATAAAATAGACGATGAGGCAGCAATAATATATAAAACAAACCAGGGAACTGACGATCATATATTACACGAACCTGAACTATTAAATGACTTGGGATCATACAGGCTCACAGGAACGATATCATCAATGCCATTTTCAATAGAAGGGGGACATCATTTTATCGGGTTTACATATCATGGATACAGTCTATATCTTGCGGCCTTTGAGCCTACAAAGGAGTTTAGGCACGTTATAGATTCATTAATACCAGGGGACATTGTTTCAGCCTATGGTTCCCTTGATGGAAACACCCTGAAGCTTGAAAAGATAGATGTTATATACACCGCTGATCTTTTAAAAAATGAGCCTCCGTTTTGCACAAAATGCAATGTAAAAACAAGAAGCAAGGGAAAAAATGATTACAGGTGTCCTGTATGCGGCGCCAGGTACCATACACCAAGGATAACAAAAATTAAAAGAGGCATAGAACCAGGCCGCTATGAGGTGCCTGTAATAGCCAGGAGGCATCTATCGATGCCTTTAAAGCTTGCAAGCCATTTTGGTTTACAATGA
- a CDS encoding ATP-dependent DNA helicase — translation MKVSDVFPDEFLNITGSDFELYKHQIDAIERLKNNENVIVSVPTASGKSLIGYYAIYKAFLAGKKSMYIVPLRSLAMEKYEELLNLRSLNMRITISIGDYDSPPSFIKNNDVIVVTSERADSMIHHDPDIINDFGAIIADEIHIINDEDRGPRLETVLSSIRVINPDALILGLSATISNVNELAQWLNASTVVSNFRAVPLELGIIYKKRLITDSYERYLGQPDELSLIKDIINDGGQALVFRNSRKNAEKYAEMLIQHLPEFNDFNNDGMPESLVKMIRHGIAYHHAGLSNEDRRNIEEMFKNGYIKVISATPTLAAGVNLPARLVIIRDITRYSNGYSRPISNIEIQQMLGRAGRPKYDKMGYGYIYAASPASYDAAKKALSGEPEPVISKMDSQRLMRFNILALISSGMASRMEDLILFYNETLMAIQKDVDDYYIESALYFLKENGFIDGDVTYNATRLGRLTSDLYIDPETALILKSALDHDYDEKLYLYYICRTPDMINIPAGTREYEYIEDFLEDINVFDFSEESLSAAKTAMVLLGWINEMPMQKITDTYNIGPGDVQQKASSADWISYSLYRLSSVYKKEMESKLFHLNIRIKEGIKPDLIDLIKIPKVGRVRARRLYDNGFKTVDDIARSSPENIEKIFGFSKNLAAEIVNSAMKISSMYYRSQ, via the coding sequence ATGAAGGTTTCAGATGTCTTTCCTGATGAATTTTTAAATATCACTGGTTCTGATTTTGAGCTTTACAAACATCAAATAGATGCAATAGAAAGATTAAAAAACAATGAAAATGTTATAGTTTCTGTTCCAACAGCATCTGGCAAGAGCCTTATAGGCTACTATGCAATATACAAGGCATTTTTGGCAGGTAAAAAATCAATGTACATAGTTCCACTTAGATCCCTTGCCATGGAAAAGTATGAGGAGCTTTTAAATTTAAGATCATTAAATATGAGAATAACAATATCCATAGGTGATTATGATTCACCACCATCATTTATAAAAAACAACGATGTTATTGTTGTTACCTCCGAACGTGCCGACTCAATGATACATCATGATCCTGATATAATAAACGATTTTGGTGCCATCATAGCAGATGAGATACATATTATAAACGATGAGGATCGCGGCCCAAGACTGGAAACCGTGCTTTCATCAATAAGGGTAATAAATCCAGATGCCCTAATATTGGGACTTTCCGCAACCATATCAAACGTTAATGAGCTTGCCCAGTGGCTAAATGCATCCACTGTTGTATCAAATTTCAGGGCGGTTCCACTTGAGCTGGGAATAATATACAAAAAGCGTCTAATTACAGACAGCTATGAAAGATATCTTGGGCAGCCTGATGAGTTATCATTGATAAAGGATATTATAAACGATGGCGGGCAGGCCCTGGTTTTTAGAAACTCAAGGAAAAACGCCGAAAAATATGCAGAGATGCTAATTCAGCATCTTCCTGAATTTAATGATTTTAATAATGATGGCATGCCTGAAAGCCTTGTAAAAATGATAAGGCATGGAATAGCCTATCACCATGCAGGATTATCAAATGAGGATAGAAGAAACATAGAGGAAATGTTTAAAAATGGATACATAAAGGTCATATCTGCAACACCTACACTGGCTGCGGGAGTTAACCTGCCTGCAAGACTGGTAATCATAAGGGATATAACCAGGTATTCTAATGGATACAGCAGGCCAATATCAAACATAGAGATACAGCAGATGCTTGGACGTGCCGGAAGGCCAAAGTATGATAAAATGGGCTATGGTTATATATATGCGGCATCGCCAGCATCTTATGATGCTGCAAAAAAGGCACTTTCCGGTGAACCTGAACCTGTAATATCAAAAATGGATTCACAAAGATTAATGCGTTTTAATATCCTTGCCTTGATATCATCAGGCATGGCATCCAGGATGGAGGATCTTATACTGTTTTACAATGAAACGCTCATGGCAATACAGAAGGACGTTGATGATTATTATATAGAAAGCGCACTGTACTTCCTTAAGGAGAATGGTTTTATTGATGGTGATGTAACATATAATGCCACAAGACTTGGCAGGCTCACAAGCGATCTTTACATAGATCCGGAAACGGCATTGATCCTGAAAAGTGCGCTTGATCATGATTACGATGAAAAACTTTATCTTTATTATATATGTAGAACGCCGGACATGATTAATATACCGGCAGGAACAAGGGAATATGAATACATTGAAGATTTCCTTGAGGATATAAATGTTTTTGATTTCAGCGAGGAATCTTTAAGTGCTGCAAAAACAGCCATGGTTTTATTGGGCTGGATTAATGAGATGCCAATGCAGAAGATAACGGATACATATAACATCGGCCCCGGTGACGTTCAGCAGAAAGCTTCCTCAGCAGACTGGATTTCATATTCATTATACAGGCTATCTTCCGTTTATAAAAAGGAGATGGAATCTAAACTGTTTCACTTAAATATTAGAATAAAGGAGGGTATAAAACCAGATTTAATAGATCTAATAAAGATACCAAAGGTTGGCAGGGTAAGGGCCAGAAGGCTTTACGATAATGGATTTAAAACCGTTGATGATATAGCAAGATCCAGTCCAGAGAATATAGAAAAGATCTTCGGCTTCTCAAAAAATCTTGCCGCTGAAATAGTGAATAGCGCAATGAAGATAAGCTCAATGTATTACAGATCACAATGA
- a CDS encoding class I SAM-dependent methyltransferase encodes MIHAKVIKKNANSAINHLKDMNIIDKNYRVFSDDCYVYIPLKMRIDSYDCVDLNGLPARKHDDFSASYDVIGSIAIIKRKDIDDAIKIADKLIKRKNIDAVYLDDGISGNFRQHRLRFLAGNELYETIYRENNIKLKVNIKYDYFSPRLATERLRVSNMVSENEFIIDMFAGVGPFSILIASRHNVNIIAIDINCHAISMLNENIKMNKLTGRITGICGDSSRIIENYNNADRIIMNLPHDSFNFIDIAYRHLRKGGTINYYEILDYESLYNRMEFFKNYFEISSKRIVHGYSKSMNMYAIDLKKL; translated from the coding sequence ATGATACATGCAAAGGTTATCAAAAAAAATGCAAACAGTGCGATAAACCATCTTAAAGATATGAATATAATAGATAAGAATTACAGGGTCTTCAGCGATGATTGTTACGTTTATATACCTTTAAAAATGAGGATAGATTCTTATGATTGTGTTGATTTAAATGGCCTTCCTGCAAGGAAGCATGATGATTTTTCGGCATCATATGATGTAATAGGCAGCATAGCAATAATAAAAAGAAAGGATATAGATGATGCAATTAAAATAGCAGATAAACTTATAAAAAGGAAGAATATAGATGCAGTTTATCTCGATGATGGCATCTCCGGTAATTTCAGACAGCACAGGCTTAGATTCCTTGCCGGAAATGAATTATATGAAACAATTTACAGAGAAAATAATATAAAATTAAAGGTAAATATAAAATATGATTATTTTTCACCAAGGCTTGCAACAGAAAGGTTAAGGGTCTCAAACATGGTTTCAGAGAACGAATTCATAATAGATATGTTCGCAGGTGTTGGGCCATTTTCAATATTAATAGCATCAAGGCATAATGTAAACATCATTGCAATTGATATAAACTGCCATGCGATTTCAATGCTCAACGAGAACATAAAAATGAATAAATTAACTGGAAGGATTACAGGAATATGCGGGGATTCATCAAGGATCATAGAAAATTATAATAATGCTGATAGGATAATAATGAACCTGCCGCATGACTCATTTAATTTTATAGATATTGCATACAGGCATTTAAGGAAGGGTGGAACAATAAATTACTATGAGATACTTGATTATGAGAGTTTATACAATAGAATGGAATTCTTCAAAAATTACTTTGAAATATCTTCTAAAAGGATAGTTCATGGATATTCAAAGAGCATGAATATGTATGCCATTGATTTAAAAAAATTATAA
- the uppS gene encoding polyprenyl diphosphate synthase — MSDIGNFVSRIYESKLLEEIKKHPVPGHLGIITDGNRRYARSIGISENEGHVKGKEKLEEVLNWSMEVGIHMVTVYAFSTENFKRKSDEVNFLFNLINDAFIDLLNDERVYKNGIRVKVIGDISKLPDYLKETIKRVEGETNKFKNFRFNLAIGYGGRQEIIDAIKKIGQDILNGKIKVDNINEEMFRSYLYDKTLPDPDLILRTSGEERISNFLLWQSAYSELYFADVNWPELRKIDFLRAIYSYQNRKRRFGE; from the coding sequence ATGAGTGATATTGGAAACTTTGTTTCAAGAATCTATGAAAGCAAGCTTCTCGAGGAAATAAAGAAGCATCCTGTTCCGGGGCATTTGGGTATAATTACAGATGGAAATAGAAGGTACGCAAGAAGCATTGGAATATCAGAAAATGAGGGTCATGTAAAGGGAAAAGAAAAACTCGAGGAGGTCTTAAACTGGTCCATGGAGGTTGGCATACACATGGTAACGGTTTATGCCTTTTCAACAGAAAATTTTAAGAGAAAAAGCGATGAGGTAAACTTTCTTTTTAATTTAATCAACGATGCCTTTATAGACCTATTAAACGATGAGCGTGTTTACAAAAACGGGATCAGGGTCAAGGTCATAGGCGATATCTCAAAGCTCCCTGATTATTTAAAGGAGACTATAAAGCGGGTTGAGGGTGAGACCAACAAATTCAAAAACTTTAGATTTAATCTTGCAATAGGATACGGCGGCAGGCAGGAGATTATAGACGCAATAAAAAAGATTGGCCAGGACATATTAAATGGAAAAATAAAAGTTGATAACATAAACGAGGAGATGTTCAGGTCATATCTTTACGATAAAACACTGCCAGACCCTGATTTAATATTAAGAACCAGCGGTGAGGAGAGGATTTCAAACTTCCTTTTATGGCAGTCTGCCTATTCTGAGCTTTACTTTGCAGATGTGAACTGGCCTGAGCTTAGGAAGATTGACTTTCTCAGGGCCATATATTCGTATCAGAACAGGAAGAGGAGGTTCGGTGAGTAA
- a CDS encoding TenA family transcriptional regulator: protein MSFYEDIKNLVKNHPATNNDFINRFSQGKITDSEFKRFSIEFYHFTREWPQILSTLLVNTPNEDDARELTTILVSELGGEDPAKRHELLYRRYLRSINMNPEELVKREKLPTTKAWLDGMREFFASDYAVALGSEFGLENMAIPMWDKLIPGLKIMKEKYPNMDITYFTFHREIESAHEDATANIVGIHTDKEKNDFMEGARRILDLEEQFWLGLADKK, encoded by the coding sequence ATGAGCTTTTATGAGGATATAAAGAATCTTGTAAAGAATCATCCCGCAACAAACAACGATTTTATAAACAGGTTCTCTCAGGGGAAGATAACGGACAGTGAGTTTAAAAGATTTTCTATTGAGTTCTATCATTTTACACGGGAATGGCCGCAGATATTAAGCACGTTGCTTGTTAACACGCCGAACGAGGATGATGCCAGGGAATTAACAACAATACTTGTATCAGAGCTTGGTGGAGAGGATCCGGCAAAAAGACATGAGCTTTTATACAGAAGATATTTAAGATCAATAAACATGAATCCTGAGGAGCTTGTAAAAAGGGAAAAACTACCGACAACAAAGGCCTGGCTTGACGGCATGCGTGAGTTCTTTGCAAGTGATTATGCAGTGGCACTGGGCTCCGAGTTTGGCCTTGAAAACATGGCGATACCAATGTGGGATAAATTAATACCAGGATTAAAAATCATGAAGGAAAAGTACCCGAACATGGATATTACATATTTCACATTTCACCGTGAAATAGAAAGTGCGCATGAGGATGCAACTGCAAACATTGTTGGAATACACACAGACAAGGAGAAAAATGATTTCATGGAGGGGGCAAGAAGGATACTGGATCTTGAGGAGCAGTTCTGGCTTGGTTTGGCTGATAAAAAATAA
- a CDS encoding amino acid kinase family protein, whose protein sequence is MEEIVKIGGSILTGTESIERIAELFNDSRIIVTSALKGVTDRLIRIYNENDQESLKDLIEEHKTILTAISDNFDEHLKEIANDMNYYLSCRYKSAFITSGERLAALILYAAISKRNDRFLLLNRPVIITDDSMDDAYAIMDETEKNLKNLVGYEHNYVIPGFMGLSRSGRITSLGRGGSDYSATVIARALNINVVRFITDVPGIMTADPKVVKNAYTVKEVSIYEAMEMARFGVKKFNRKTFEPVLGSNIEIRIESLVSGEMTLISNKTENTVKCLMFDESKNSVTIIGHGILNDKLQNIIITLSDNFVSNGLSITSMLKPGRSFEDVYKEVIGCQR, encoded by the coding sequence ATGGAGGAGATAGTAAAAATAGGTGGCTCTATACTTACAGGAACTGAGAGCATTGAAAGAATTGCAGAACTCTTTAATGATTCCAGAATCATTGTAACATCGGCATTAAAGGGCGTTACAGACCGATTAATAAGAATATACAATGAAAATGACCAGGAATCATTAAAAGATTTAATAGAGGAGCACAAAACAATTTTAACAGCTATCTCCGACAATTTTGATGAACATTTAAAAGAAATAGCAAATGATATGAATTATTATCTTTCATGCAGGTATAAAAGCGCATTCATAACATCAGGAGAGAGGCTTGCGGCCCTAATACTTTATGCGGCTATATCAAAGAGGAATGACAGATTTTTGTTGCTGAACAGGCCTGTGATAATAACCGATGATTCCATGGATGATGCCTATGCAATAATGGATGAAACTGAAAAAAATTTAAAGAACCTTGTTGGTTATGAACATAACTATGTAATCCCGGGATTCATGGGCCTGTCCAGATCCGGAAGGATAACAAGCCTTGGCCGTGGCGGCAGCGATTATTCGGCCACGGTTATAGCACGTGCATTAAACATAAACGTTGTTAGATTTATAACAGATGTACCAGGTATAATGACCGCCGATCCAAAGGTTGTGAAAAATGCATACACGGTAAAAGAGGTATCAATATACGAGGCAATGGAAATGGCAAGGTTTGGTGTAAAAAAATTTAACAGGAAGACCTTTGAGCCTGTTCTTGGAAGCAATATAGAGATAAGAATAGAATCACTTGTTTCAGGTGAGATGACCTTAATATCAAATAAAACCGAGAACACTGTTAAATGCCTCATGTTTGATGAGTCAAAAAACAGCGTTACGATAATAGGTCATGGTATATTAAATGATAAATTGCAGAATATAATAATAACACTCTCAGATAATTTTGTAAGCAACGGCCTATCAATAACATCAATGCTGAAGCCTGGAAGATCCTTTGAGGACGTTTACAAAGAGGTGATAGGTTGTCAAAGATAA
- a CDS encoding AAA family ATPase produces MICITGIPATGKTTICGMLNEHGIKCVSLNDVARDLNIIENESIDIDELKKHKIDADVIESHYSHLLNCDLVIILYNDIDEIKKRMKLRNYSESKINENIDAMLADVIYYEALDRMPAGRIVRVNAHGMSRNDLFNKIIEIINSFK; encoded by the coding sequence ATGATATGCATAACAGGTATACCGGCAACCGGTAAAACAACAATTTGCGGCATGTTAAACGAACATGGAATAAAATGTGTTTCACTAAACGATGTTGCACGTGATCTAAACATAATTGAAAATGAATCCATAGATATCGACGAGCTTAAAAAACACAAAATAGATGCTGATGTAATTGAAAGCCATTATTCACATCTTTTAAACTGTGATCTTGTAATAATTTTATACAATGACATAGATGAAATAAAAAAAAGAATGAAATTGAGGAATTACAGCGAATCAAAGATCAATGAAAATATAGATGCCATGCTTGCCGATGTTATATATTATGAGGCCCTTGACAGAATGCCGGCCGGCAGGATTGTAAGGGTGAATGCACATGGCATGTCCAGGAATGATCTTTTCAATAAAATTATTGAAATAATAAATAGTTTTAAGTAA
- a CDS encoding homogentisate 1,2-dioxygenase: MYYVKNGNIPEYRHTYDNVDSIYREELFGLNAFDGPYSLIYHEYDPTEFYDYEFIKYDQYKYDDEIKHRHIKTSLIPRSGNIFSRNILFENNTLRIGIIKPEDTEPSEYFRNGFASEVFYIHNGSGRIESVFGDLDFRKHDYIYIPKGTTYKYHCSEDTYILSIESSENIDIPKRYLNRYGQIKEGSPYYTRNFRVPVFKKYDDENDYTINIRYKDGYARLKRKHKVFDAAGWDGYLYPYAINVMDMAPIVGKLHMPPPVHETFEAETFMIGTFLPRPFDFHERSIPISYFHNNIDSDEFLFYSSGNFMSRKGIEEGSVTLHVHGIIHGPQPGVLEKSIGARSTDEIGIMVETYKSLKMPENMNRFEDKNYNLSWKY, translated from the coding sequence ATGTATTATGTTAAAAATGGTAATATACCGGAGTACAGGCATACATATGATAATGTTGATTCAATATACCGTGAGGAGCTCTTTGGTTTAAATGCCTTTGATGGCCCATACTCATTGATATATCATGAATACGACCCAACAGAGTTCTATGATTATGAATTCATAAAGTACGATCAATACAAATATGATGATGAAATAAAGCACAGGCACATAAAAACCTCATTAATACCAAGGTCTGGAAACATCTTTTCAAGGAATATTTTATTTGAGAACAATACATTAAGGATAGGCATAATAAAGCCGGAGGATACAGAACCATCTGAATACTTTAGAAACGGCTTTGCATCAGAGGTATTTTACATACATAATGGTTCCGGCAGGATAGAATCAGTTTTTGGTGACCTTGATTTTAGAAAGCATGATTATATTTACATACCAAAGGGTACAACGTATAAATATCACTGCTCTGAGGACACTTACATACTCTCAATAGAATCATCAGAGAACATAGATATACCAAAAAGGTATCTAAATAGATACGGTCAGATAAAGGAGGGCTCTCCATACTATACAAGGAATTTTAGGGTGCCTGTTTTTAAGAAATACGATGATGAAAATGATTATACAATAAATATAAGGTACAAGGATGGATACGCCAGGCTAAAGAGAAAGCACAAGGTTTTTGATGCTGCCGGCTGGGACGGTTATTTATATCCATACGCAATAAACGTAATGGACATGGCGCCAATTGTGGGAAAGCTTCACATGCCACCTCCGGTTCATGAAACCTTCGAGGCAGAGACCTTTATGATAGGAACATTTTTGCCAAGACCCTTTGATTTTCATGAGAGATCAATACCGATATCATATTTTCATAATAACATCGATTCAGATGAGTTTCTCTTCTATTCCAGTGGCAATTTTATGAGCAGAAAGGGTATAGAGGAGGGCTCTGTAACACTGCATGTCCATGGTATAATACATGGTCCGCAGCCAGGCGTACTTGAAAAGAGCATAGGTGCAAGATCCACGGACGAAATTGGCATCATGGTTGAAACATATAAATCACTTAAAATGCCGGAAAATATGAACAGATTTGAGGATAAAAATTATAATCTATCCTGGAAATATTAA
- the hppD gene encoding 4-hydroxyphenylpyruvate dioxygenase, protein MYGKNLISELREKEIFKRLHHVEFYVSSAKTWSYFMNRGLGFKTVAYAGPETGIRDKISYVMSQGTARISFTSSMNDDSYISNHVKKHGDGVKDIALEVDDLDEAKSLIEKYGTRVSKINEIKDGNGKIRTAEIKTYGETVHTLIETGDYNGVFMPGYEESEINSKNTGIKKIDHIVGNVYEGEMDSWVNFYIEKLGFEHLITFDDKDIRTDYSALRSKVVKYNDDIVFPINEPAKGLRKSQIEEYLDYYRSEGVQHIALLTDDIIKTVSMMEENGIEFLKTPGSYYESLLSRIGSIDEDLNEIEKHNILVDRDENGYLLQIFTKPVTDRPTFFFEVIQRKGARSFGNGNFKALFEAIEREQAKRGNL, encoded by the coding sequence ATGTATGGCAAAAATTTAATCTCAGAACTAAGGGAAAAGGAGATCTTTAAACGATTACATCACGTGGAATTTTACGTTAGCAGTGCCAAAACATGGTCATATTTCATGAACAGGGGTCTTGGATTTAAAACAGTGGCATATGCCGGTCCAGAAACCGGGATAAGGGACAAGATATCCTATGTTATGTCCCAGGGCACTGCAAGGATATCTTTTACATCATCAATGAATGATGATAGCTATATATCGAATCATGTTAAAAAACACGGGGATGGCGTAAAGGATATAGCACTTGAGGTCGATGATCTGGACGAGGCAAAAAGCCTGATAGAAAAGTATGGAACAAGGGTTTCAAAAATAAATGAAATAAAGGATGGAAATGGAAAGATAAGAACTGCAGAGATAAAAACGTACGGTGAAACCGTTCATACATTAATAGAAACCGGGGATTACAATGGCGTATTCATGCCCGGCTATGAGGAATCTGAAATAAATTCAAAAAACACTGGGATAAAAAAGATCGATCATATAGTTGGAAATGTCTATGAGGGCGAGATGGATAGCTGGGTTAATTTTTACATAGAAAAACTTGGCTTTGAGCATTTAATAACCTTTGATGATAAAGATATAAGAACTGATTACAGCGCATTAAGATCAAAGGTTGTAAAATACAATGACGATATCGTATTTCCAATAAATGAGCCTGCAAAGGGCTTAAGAAAATCACAGATAGAGGAATATCTTGACTATTACAGGTCTGAGGGCGTTCAGCACATAGCACTGTTAACTGATGATATAATAAAAACTGTATCCATGATGGAGGAAAACGGCATAGAATTTTTAAAAACACCAGGATCATACTATGAATCCCTATTATCAAGGATAGGCTCAATAGACGAGGATTTAAATGAAATAGAGAAACATAACATACTTGTGGATCGTGATGAGAACGGATACTTATTACAGATCTTCACAAAGCCTGTTACTGACAGGCCAACGTTCTTCTTTGAGGTCATACAGAGAAAGGGTGCAAGGTCATTCGGCAACGGTAACTTTAAGGCACTTTTTGAGGCGATAGAAAGGGAGCAGGCAAAGAGAGGAAACCTATGA